One window of the Colias croceus chromosome 5, ilColCroc2.1 genome contains the following:
- the LOC123692148 gene encoding WD repeat-containing protein 19, which translates to MSAPKLLYTIEQPHGLGELYFMWQKGEAGSLLATTGTDATVAIHDRSGQLLERIKLPGLCAGMEWDNDGDYLAMITPNSNSVFLWECHTNKKINIDTGLREPPSCLAWSFGEPLLAVGTQKGNLALYHHHTTKRIPIIGKHTKKITCAAWNRDSILVLGSDDKSLSINNSDGDTLRVITLRDIPNELQFSEMKTDERVAGENTISLIVGKRTLYLYNLLNPENPIELAFQQRYGSIISYQWYGDGYILIGFSAGFVIAISTHIKEVGEELFQVKNHKDSLTDVAIFNGQAASCGDGQLKLISVWNNGEVCGSVTPSGGAERCAWSSDGRLLATAGRAYLNVYVTALPPLYAAYGTRVLTLTNLAEVTVYQCIAVGDEPEPVNRAESTALATYALTTEPTSIALGGAHVCCASGNHAWFYPLAGGTPIRRQYPAPVDALRVAGQYAAALFQSRAMLHSIESPDPSEPEKEAMLFPEPHMATAKIVDIHLTSDFFIFVTDEGDIEYIGLEEWRRCVRYKHSCGVRALHADISGARALLLDERRRAHVYWPAAPELCAVRTDSCKSVVWDICLSDRNVFAVHTGPTLDTYYFTPHSTTGAYCTRVASTPLLPDQIPLILFSGDVYCYASVGSVIKIALESHNTSGLAEPDTEKRVANQKKHIDKLLLLRRFSEAWLFCDAIDEPEVWRKLGEAAIADLNVEFAIRVYTRLSDVAMVWALEDASHVEELPILSGLLCACLDKGDAALRWLESSGTSFRESAETGSMDIGIGYIGDCGYSGGNVGAKYALELQAARGEWARAAQLAHTACPAAAPYLTLHHAAHLDLTANYHDALATYEKSIINENTDNVKVKEHNAKCEAGIARMAIRCGDIMRGVTTAMKYSHDVNLLKDCAMLLEEEKQYSHAAALYDHAGNTEKAASLYIKLKSWLKVEALIPKINSPSIHLQYARAKEAEGRYTDALKSYMKAQDYESAIRLNLDKLDDIDEAVTLVQESKSIQGAKMVANYFQNIDDPTSAIKFLVMSLCYDEAFQLARKNGKLQLYGEILIQTSQARPEDFKSLAIHFEGEKNHLLAGKFYFHAGEYKKAMSHLLKVGGSEDEENEAITIAIDSAAASDDERLTRRLIEFLLGETDGNPRDPRHLFRLYMAKKQFTEAAKTAVIITAGECQAGRYREARDVSRGLVGALRARALPAPRDLRRALALLHSYILVRTHVKRGRHDLAARLLLRTAAEVSFFPAQQHQVSILTSTVIECVRAGLKPEALHWARVLMQPEFRDQIDPKYSKKIEWVVRHPPRTESSPAPTAPCPLCGAALPSAELHCARCEADVPFCLATGLHIVKDDLTACPECDFPAILSEFTEILREEGKCPMCGENVDYRRLVKIDDVTLYLDLNTGE; encoded by the exons atgtCGGCACCGAAG TTATTGTATACGATAGAGCAGCCTCATGGGCTAGGCGAGCTTTACTTCATGTGGCAGAAGGGTGAGGCTGGCTCCTTGCTCGCCACCACTGGAACAGATGCTACAGTTGCGATCCACGACCGATCGGGACAGCTTTTGGAAAGAATTAAATTACCTGg ATTATGTGCTGGCATGGAATGGGACAACGATGGTGATTATCTCGCTATGATAACACCAAACAGCAACTCAGTTTTCCTATGGGAATGTCATAccaataagaaaataaatatagacacAGGGTTACGAGAGCCACCTTCATGTTTGGCTTGGTCGTTTGGAGAGCCTCTTTTAGCTGTTGGTACCCAAAAAGGAAACTTAGCACTGTATCATCATCATACCACtaa GAGAATACCCATAATAGGAAAGCacacaaagaaaataacatgTGCGGCTTGGAATCGAGACAGTATTTTAGTCCTTGGATCTGATGATAAGAGCTTATCAATAAACAACTCAGATGGAGATACATTAAGAGTGATAACTTTGAGAGATATACCAAATGAGCTACAGTTCTCTGAGATGAAGACAGATGAAAGAGTTGCTGGTGAAAATACT ATAAGCCTCATTGTTGGCAAGCGAACCCTGTATCTATATAACTTATTGAATCCAGAAAATCCAATAGAACTTGCATTTCAGCAGCGATATGGTTCTATAATTTCATACCAGTGGTACGGAGATGGGTATATATTGATAGGTTTTAGTGCTGGATTTGTGATCGCGATATCCACACATATAAAGGAGGTGGGAGAGGAGTTGTTCCAAGTTAAGAATCATAAGGACAGTTTGACAGATGTTGCCATATTTAATGGCCAAGCAGCGTCTTGTGGTGATGGACA ACTCAAACTAATATCCGTGTGGAACAACGGCGAAGTCTGCGGCTCAGTCACTCCCTCTGGCGGCGCAGAACGTTGCGCGTGGAGTTCCGATGGGCGGTTACTCGCTACCGCAGGCCGTGCGTACTTGAACGTGTACGTGACTGCGTTGCCGCCGCTGTACGCTGCGTACGGTACGAGAGTGCTGACGCTGACTAATTTGGCTGAAGTCACTGTATATCAGTGTATTGCGGTCGGGGATGAGCCTGAGCCGGTTAATAGGG CGGAATCAACAGCCCTAGCGACGTACGCGCTCACAACCGAACCCACTTCCATCGCCCTCGGTGGAGCACACGTGTGCTGTGCGAGCGGTAACCACGCGTGGTTCTACCCACTAGCTGGTGGGACTCCCATACGCCGCCAGTACCCCGCGCCCGTGGACGCGCTGCGCGTGGCGGGACAGTACGCGGCTGCGCTCTTCCAGTCGCGGGCTATGTTGCATTCC ATCGAATCTCCAGATCCATCCGAACCAGAGAAAGAAGCTATGTTATTTCCGGAACCGCACATGGCCACTGCTAAAATAGTCGACATACATCTTACTagcgatttttttatttttgtgactGAT GAGGGTGACATAGAGTACATCGGTCTGGAGGAGTGGCGGCGGTGCGTGCGCTACAAGCACTCGTGCGGCGTGCGGGCGCTGCACGCGGACATCAGCGGGGCGCGCGCGCTGCTGCTGGACGAGCGGCGCCGCGCGCACGTGTACTGGCCCGCGGCCCCCGAGCTGTGCGCCGTGCGGACTGACAG TTGCAAGAGCGTGGTCTGGGACATCTGCCTGTCGGACCGCAACGTGTTCGCAGTGCACACGGGCCCCACACTCGACACGTACTACTTCACGCCGCACTCCACGACCGGCGCGTACTGCACGCGCGTGGCGTCCACGCCACTGCTACCGGATCAGATACCGCTCATACTGTTCTCGGGGGATGTGTACTGTTATGCGAGTGTGGGGAG cGTAATAAAAATTGCCCTCGAGTCGCACAACACGAGCGGGCTAGCTGAACCCGACACAGAGAAACGCGTCGCGAACCAAAAGAAGCATATCGACAAGTTGTTACTGTTGCGACGTTTTAGTGAAGCGTGGTTGTTCTGCGATGCGATAGACGAGCCAGAAGTGTGGAGGAAGTTGGGAGAAGCTGCTATTGCTGACCTTAATGTGGAGTTTG CTATCAGAGTGTACACAAGATTGAGCGATGTGGCCATGGTTTGGGCTCTGGAAGACGCCTCACATGTGGAAGAGTTACCTATTTTGAG TGGGTTACTCTGCGCGTGCTTAGACAAGGGCGACGCCGCACTACGCTGGCTAGAAAGCAGCGGAACTAGTTTCAGAGAAAGTGCAGAAACTGGTAGTATGGATATTGGGATTGGCTACATCGGGGATTGTGGTTATAGTGGGGGGAATGTGGGGGCAAAGTATGCGTTAGAGTTGCAAGCGGCACGTGGCGAGTGGGCCCGCGCGGCACAACTAGCGCACACAGCTTGTCCCGCTGCTGCACCGTATCTTACGCTGCATCATGCTGCGCATTTGGATTTGAC AGCGAATTATCATGATGCACTTGCGACTTATGagaaaagtattataaatgaaaacacAGATAACGTAAAAGTAAAAGAACACAATGCGAAATGTGAAGCTGGTATCGCTCGGATGGCCATCAGATGTGGTGATATTATGCGTGGTGTCACCACTGCTATGAAATACTCCCACGATGTGAATTTGCTTAAAGACTGTGCTATGTTACTCGAAGAAGAAAAACAGTACAGCCATGCGGCTGCTCTATACGATCACGCGGGAAATACTGAAAAAGCGGCGTCATTgtacataaaactgaaatcaTGGTTGAAAGTTGAAGCCCTTATACCCAAAATAAATTCACCGAGCATTCACTTGCAATATGCAAGGGCTAAGGAAGCAGAAGGTCGATACACTGATGCTCTAAAATCTTATATGAAAGCACAAGACTATGAATCGGCTATACGCCTCAATTTGGACAAACTTGACGATATAGATGAAGCTGTGACTTTGGTTCAAGAATCGAAATCAATTCAAGGAGCCAAAATGGTTGCGAATTATTTCCAAAACATCGATGATCCTACATCGGCAATTAAATTCCTGGTCATGTCTTTATGCTATGATGAAGCGTTCCAATTGGCGAGGAAGAATGGCAAATTGCAATTATATGGAGAAATTTTAATCCAGACGTCCCAAGCGAGGCCAGAGGATTTCAAGAGCTTAGCGATACATTTTGAAGGGGAAAAAAATCATTTGTTGGCTGGAAAGTTCTACTTCCACGCGGGAGAGTACAAGAAAGCGATGTCTCATTTGTTGAAAGTCGGTGGCTCGGAAGACGAGGAAAATGAAGCTATTACAATTGCTATCGATTCAGCTGCTGCAAGTGATGATGAAAGATTGACAAGAAg GTTGATCGAATTTTTGCTAGGAGAGACAGACGGCAATCCCCGAGATCCACGACACTTGTTCCGTTTGTATATGGCCAAGAAACAATTCACGGAAGCGGCTAAAACGGCT GTGATAATAACAGCGGGTGAGTGCCAAGCGGGGCGGTACCGTGAGGCGAGAGATGTATCGCGCGGGCTGGTGGGAGCATTACGTGCTCGTGCTCTGCCCGCACCACGTGACTTGCGCCGTGCGTTGGCTTTGCTGCACTCATATATACTG GTACGAACGCATGTAAAAAGAGGGCGTCATGACTTGGCTGCTAGGCTATTGTTGCGAACTGCTGCTGAAGTTTCCTTTTTTCCCGCGCAACAAC ATCAAGTGTCAATCTTAACGTCGACGGTGATTGAATGTGTGCGCGCGGGACTCAAACCCGAGGCGCTCCACTGGGCACGTGTGCTCATGCAGCCGGAGTTTAGAGACcag ATCGACCCCAAATACTCAAAAAAGATCGAGTGGGTAGTACGCCACCCGCCCCGCACAGAATCCTCCCCCGCTCCCACCGCCCCGTGCCCGCTGTGCGGCGCCGCTCTGCCCAGCGCGGAGCTGCACTGTGCACGGTGTGAAGCAGACGTGCCGTTTTGCTTGGCGACG